atatatatatatatatatatatatatatatatatatatatatatatatatatatatatatatatatatatatataagattaaaagttGGGATCTTTTttcatttgaaattaatagtttccataaaaaacaGGAATGTAATTAAGGATATTATCTAATTAATATAGAAGATTACTAGTTTAcccttattaattaattaaaattaaaattaattatatttaaaatgattggtccacaatcattcctacatccacacaataattagttaaaaaaaaaaaaaaaaccctaaaggTCTTGAAATTCAACATCAGCCACATATTTCATATTTGCCGCTCCAATGTACCAGCAGCAGGGTATACctaatcataaataattatatgacagagaggtataatcatatatgattatacatgtttatatgtatatgcttaatcattaattcttatacatatatgtttgttCACAGATTGAGTAATGATATATGATTATAACGATTGGTTGCAGAAGAGTGGTGGTGGTATAAGTGACGGAGGTTGCAGTGGTGGGGTCGACGGGTGGCAGATGTGGTGTACATGTATCTTAAAGTGTAAAGTGCAACTTTAACCCTTCAAATTTATATAATCCGTCATTTTCAACCTCTGTATtttgtaaaatgatattttccaTCCTTTTACTTTTAAAATATCATGTTTACCCTTCCACTTTAAACTTTGTAAAACATCACTTTTACCCCTTCATTCTCCACTTCTAATACGCAACAAAAGCACATAAAAACTCGCTGCAAAGCGTGAGCCCAATTACTAGTTATACCATATTGAGGAATAATTTCCCTTATTAACAAAAGAGATATCACTAGGAATTTATGCAATCACTCATACACGAATGAGCCTAAGCTAATGGGTAAGTGTGGGCTAACATATgcaaacacatacacacaaatacacatatatTGACACTTATGTACAGATATGTATCATCTTTCAACAATCCATTCTCTAAAGAAAACCATATGTTAAGCAAACAGTTGAAGAATATATTACTTATTAGTGTTGTTCGGTCAATATAGCATACACCCATGAGTAGGAATCAGAGATTTCTTCTATTATTGAACAATTTCAAGTGATACATTGAGAATACTAGCTACAAATATTTATAACCGAAAATCCTAGCAACTATTGGGTTTGTCACATATACAAATGAATTCAGTCGAATCATCAAATTCCAAGTCACTCTTGACCACCATAAATTCGACGATTTATATTTAGGAAccctttggtggaatgttggaaAATCTAAGAAGTAAATAATTAGCGAAGTGAAGTTCTACGTATCTTCCttaataaataaaggtttttttttgtcacatgtcaatctctcataaaTTTTggcacttgtcattttgtggtattttttaaataaatattatccacttgtcaatttttggtttgtttcaatttttaaaattaaaatcatatacttATATGTTGGAaatttagtaaaaatatttatattttttactaactttggacatatataaatatatacatatgttgtatatataacGAACTCTAAGTGGGTTTGTGTTCTCCTCCATGAGGACTTCGAAACGATATATTATATGTCCAAAATAGAGTATAAGTTAATGAGATATCGATACTCAAAGATAGGTATTTGAGAATAAGTTTAGCAAAAGAGAGGAATGTGGGAATGAGTCCCATATTGGTAGAGAGTCCAAACTCAACAAGGTTTATAAGCTTCATTGCATGGAAGGCTTACAAGCTTGTGTCTATGGTTATGCGACAATTCCTACCCGCGCGCAGGGGGGTGCAAATCTTGGTTCCGTAGACCAAAAACACCGAACTCGTGCATGGGCGCGACCTGCGAACACGAATGTAGCTCCGAAAACTCAGGCGCGCGCTACCCTCATTTTTGCTAAACTTGACAGTTTTGGTCCCTATTTTTGAATTCTGTAATAGATGCATTGATTGCATAATTAATGACATTTATTGTCATTAAACGCtcaatcaattagtgatttgtttCCGTTTCACGATTCAACTATAAAAGAAAAGCTTGTCTTCTCATTCAAACACACGAATGAAattactcttcttcttcttccttctatGCACTCCTGCTTCCGGCAATTCTTTCAGGCAAGTGGTGATATCCGGCAGTACACAATACTGTTTAGGTTGATGTACCCTGGGAACAAACGGCGAATCTGTTTAAAGGAATCGAGTCCAACTCGAGCCTCAGCCACATCGTTTGCATCTAATTTTTCTTTACAGGAACCTTTCAAGGACGAAAATCGAACACTTTATACTAACAGTCTTAAACAGATTTATTCTTTGTtctaaaacttttgttttctgtTCTTTTATTCTAAAATCGAGTTTGTATCGATTTTTTTTcctgtaataatatatttgattgTGCTTACAATTCTTTCAGAATGTCTGCAACTCCCATTGGTACTGGAACTCCTGCTGTTGGTGCTACCCCTGCTGTGAACCCAAATGCACCGGTTCCAAACATCATAGCTAATCATGATGAGAGACCTGAAAAATTTTCTGGTTTGAACTTCAAGAggtggcaacagaagatgttgttctACTTGACCACCTTGAACCTAACTCGGTTCCTAATAGAAACTGCTCCTGTAATTGCTAAGGGGCAGGCTGATGCTCAATCTGTGAATGCAGTGGATGCATGGAAGCATTCAGAATTTCTGTGTCGCAACTATGTGTTGAATGGGCTAACAGATGCACTTTACAATGTTTATTGTAAAGTTGCAACTGCTAAGGAACTATGGGAGTCGTTGGAAAGGAAGTATAAGACAGAAGATGTTGGAActaagaagcatgttgttgctaaGTTCTTGGAATACAAAATGATTAACTCGAAATCTGTTATGAGTCAAGTCCAAGACCTTCAGGTCATCATACATGTTAACAATGCATAAGGGATGGATCTTAATGAATCATTCCAAGTTGCATCAATGGTTGAAAAGCTTCCTCCTGGTTGGATAGACTTTAAAAATTACCTTAAGCATAAGCGAAACGAGATGTCTATGGAGGAACTGGTGGTGCGTCTTCGCATTGAAGAAGACAATAGAATGGCCTTGAAGAAAGGCAGTGAAGTTGAATCTTTTAAGGTTGATATGGTGGAAGTTGGTCAAACTTCCAAAAGCAACGGCAAGGGACCTCACAAAGGGAAAGCAAAGGGAAAAAACCTAGGCCCCAAGGCAGGAactttcaagaagaagtttaAGTGCTACAACTGTGGCCAACCAGGTCACAAGGCTTCGGAGTGCCCTCAACCTAAGAGGGAAAACCGTCAAGCAAACATGGTGAATGATAACATTGAGTTGGTGGCCATGATAATTGATCTCATGGCTATGGTTTCTGAAGTGAATCTCATGAATACAAATTCAAAGGAGTGGTGGATTGACACGGGAGCTACTCGTCATGTGTATCATGACAAAAGTGTTTTCAACACCTACAAAGAAGTTGAAGATGGTGAAAAGCTCTACATGGTAAATGCAGCTACCGCGGATATCAAAGGTGTTGGTGATGTCATTCTAAAAATGACTTCGGGGAAAGAAGTGAAGCTTAGGGATGTTTTGTATGTTCCTGAACTTCGTAAGAATCTAGTGTCGGGTGGTTTGTTGAACCAATTTGGTTTTAAGTTAGTGTTTGAGTCGGACAAGTTTGTTTTGTCCAAAAATGGTAtgtttgtgagaaaaggatatgcCTTGAATGGCATGTTCAAATTGAATGTAATGGTGACAAACAAAATGAATAATGAAAGTTCTAGTTCTGCTTATTTgcttgagtgttcaaatgtttggCATAGTCGCTTAAGACATGTAAATTACAATTCAATTAAGCGATTAATTAAACTAGAATACATACCAAAACTTAATATTGACTCAAATCACAAATGCCCCACATGTGTTGAAGCCAAACAAACTAGATTGTCTTTCCAAACAATCAAAAGAAACACCGAACCTCTTGATTTAattcacactgatgtgtgtgatcTAAAGTCAATTCCTACTTAAGGTGGGAACAAATACTTCATTACATTTATCGATGATAGCACGAAATATTGCTACATGTATTTACTTAAGAGTAAAGATGAAGCAATAGACAAGTTTGTCTTGTACAAAAATGAAGTTAAGAATCAACTCAACAAGAGAATTAAAGTGGTTAGAAGTGATAGGGGTGGGGAATATGTTTCTCCTTATGCTTATTTTTGTGCTAAAAATGGAATTCGTCATGAATTCACATCACCCTATTCACCTCAATCCAATGGAATTGTTGAAAGAAAGAACCGTACCTTGAAAGAAATGGTCAATGCCATGATAATTAGTTCGGGTGTAAACCAGTCAATGTGGGGGGAAACTATTTTTTCGGCTAACTATCTTTTAAATAAGATACCTCGCAAAGAAAAGAATGAAACACCGTATGAACTTTGGATGGGAAGAAAGCCATCATATAAGTACTTACGAGTGTGGGGGTGCCTAGCTAAAGTTGTAGTGCCACCACCTAAGGTACAAAAGTTAGGGCCTAAAACAGTGGATTGTGTATTCATTGGGTATGCACAAAGTAGTAGTGCTTATCGGTTCCTTGTGCATGATTCTAAGAATCCTGAAATACACAAGAATACCATAATGGAATCAAGGAATGCTTCATTCTTTGAAGATGTGTTTCCCTGTTTGAACAAGGAGGTTGAAAGCCCATCTTTACCATATAACGAAGCTGTTCGAGAGGAAGAACAAGCTCAATCCGAGGAGGAAGAGATAGAACCCAGAAGAAGTAAGAGGGCTAGAGTTGAAAAATCATTTGGTGATGATTTTTTCACATATGTGGTGGAAAGTAAACCTAAAACCTACCAAGAGGTGGTAACTTCTTCTAAGGGACCTCAATGGAAAGAAGCCATCAAAAATGAGGTAGAATCTATCTTACAAAATCATACATGGGAACTAGTGGATCTACCTCTAGGTAGCAAGCCACTAGGTTACCATTGGAGAGAAAGATGAAACCTGATGGCAATATTGATAAATACAAGGCAAGAGTAGTAATCAAAGGTTATAGACAAAATGAAGGTCTAGACTACTTTGATACCTATTCGGCCGTAACGCGGATAACATCCATTAGATTAGTTCTTGCCATTGAAGCTATCAGAAACTTGCaagttcatcaaatggatgtgaaaacagctTTCCTAAATGGGGAGTTGGAAGAAGAAATTTATATGGAGCAACCTGAGGGATTCATTGCCTCAGAGAGAGCAAGGTTTGTAAACTTGTTAAGTCtctatatggattaaaacaagctcctaaacaatggcatcaaaagtttgatcaAGTCATGATGGAAAGTGGCTTTAGAATCAATGAGTGTGATAAGTGTATCTATGTGAAAACCACCACTCATGGTTATGTCATCTTGTGTTTGTATGTTGAAGATATGCTTATCATTGGTAGTGATGACAAGATAATAAGATCCACGAAGGATATGTTGAAATCCAGGTTCAACATGAAAGATATGGGTTTAGCAGATGTGATTCTTGGAGTGAAGATCACAAGAACCCAAAGTGGTTTGATTTTGAGTCAAACACACTATGtggataaaattcttgaaaaatttGCTAAGGGAGACACTAGCATAGCTAGAACTCCAATTGACACTAGTCAACATCTACGTAAAAATAGAGGTGATAGTGTTAATCAAGTGGAATATTTAAGAATTATTGGCAGTCTGATGTATCTAATGAGTTGTACCAGACCTGACTTAGCATATGCTATGAGCAGACTAAGTAGATACACTAGTAAACCCAGTTCTGAACACTGGAAGAGTATTACTAGGTTGCTGAGGTATGTGAGATACACGCGAGAATATGGACTGCATTATGGCAGACATCCAGCAGTTATCGAAGGATACACAGATGCAAATTGGATATCTGACATAAAAGATTCCAAATctacaagtggatatgtgtttaCACTTGGAGGTGCTGTTGTAGCATGGAAATCATCCAAGCAAACAGTTATATCTAGATCCACGATGGAATCTGAATTTATCGCCTTAGATATTTGTGCTGAAGAGGCAGAGTGGCTACGTCAATTTGTAGAGGACATTCCCGAATGGCCTAAGCCGGTAACGGCCATAAGTATACATTGTGATAACCAATCAGCAATTAGTAGAGCTCAAACTACAATGTATAATGGGAAATCAAGGCACATTAGACGTAGACATAAAACAATACGACAACTAATCTCTACGGGAGTTATCACGGTTGACTGGGTGAAGTCAAAGGATAACATTGCGGATCCGCTTACAAAAGGCTTGAGTAGAGATGTAGTTTATAAGTCGTCAAGAGGAATGGGACTAAAGCCCATGAATCAATAAATTCATACGAAGGAAACGTTACCCAGAAGACTGGAGATCCCAAGATCTGGGTTCAAAAGGATAACCTAATTGTATGAGTGGGGCAGGTCACTGTGGGGGGAGTTAACATTTCATCCTAGTCCATTCCTTTATGTAGTGAGCAAATTAGGCTAAACATATGGTTTTTAATGATTCTTGGAATCACCTATGTGAGAGAGAAATGGGGTCGCTTCGAAGGGAATTATAGGGGCAAAATTTCCTAAAGCTCTTGCAGAACCAACTTAGTGTTCATGACCAAAACGAACACGTCTATGAGGATATGATCTTGTCAGGGAGAGTCATGTGAGATTTACATTGTCGTCTACATAAATGGCAGCTTAGTTCAAAGACATCAAGATCTACTAACTGCTAGGAGATTAAGTGTAACTTCTTAAGGGAGGGTTCAAAGGGTAATACCTACCTATCCTATGCAGGATTCAATTGTTGAAAATTTCGTCTGGTAACATGCTACACTAAGTACATTCGATCGGTTAGTTGATTTTCTACTTGTGTTGTGTACGTGATTGGAAACCAAAAGGTAGCTATAATGACATAATTTGTGTGTAATTGCAATTTGCAAAACCAGCCCTAGTAGGAGCACGGTTCCATTATTTTTGCGTCATGCCAAAGCTACATATGAGAAACATGCGATTTCTTTGCATAAGACAGAGTTCATGAAGGATGAGTGTAGGAGGGACGCTATTAAGGTATGGATTAAAAAGAAGGTTTGAGTTGAGGAAAAGCGGGAATCATTATCTCTTGGCTACATTTTCTTCCTATTTAGCAACAATAAATGGGGGAAAAATTTTTGTTCAAGTTAAAGAGGAGAGCGATGTGGAGCCTACGTTGAAGCGAGAGTGTGTGCAAAGAGAGCAACAAGGAGAGTCAAGTTGCCTCGTTAACAATCAAATGTGAGCCAAAATCATGTGATTTTGTTAGAGCGACTGATTTTGAATAATCATATTTTCAATTTATTGATGCTAGAGATTTATTTATAGAGCAATTCACGAAACATATATGTTGTCATTAAATAATTCGCGATGCAAAAGGTCCGCAAAATTACTTTATGTCAGAAAAAAACAATCACACTAACAAACAAAAACAATACTAAAAAAAACAATCACACTAACCACAATACAAAGCATCACCTACTACCCTATACACACCCTCAAATCAATTgtcaacaaaaaaagaaaaagtaaaaaaaaaaggttaGCTCACTTTCAACCCCAACCCCCACCACACTTATCTCATCTGAACAACCCAACCAAAGGCTTCAGTATGCTACTTACATGCCACAATCTCAACTAAATTCATTCATCGTTTTTTATTATTGGGAGCTCCGGTTTAACCCCCCTCGTCCTATACTCCTACATAAAACAcacttattttataaaaaatttaaaaataataatagtaatgcgaaaatatatatatatatatatatatatatatatatatatatatatatatatatatatatatatatatatatatatatatatatatcaatcatACCTGGATGGAAGTAGCTGAGAGGTGTTGACTGCAGCTTTGGTGTTTCCCATCCGTTTTGCCCTAATATCCTGTTCCTTATCAAGACGCATAGCCGCCACTTCCTTCTCCATTGCCGCCACCTCCCGCCTCATCTTTTTAGCTTCCACCTCCATAGCCTTTGTTAGTGTATCCACTTTTTTCGCCAACATCTACAaaacatattattatttattaataactaCTCATAAAAAACAGTTATACCAAGGGACCAAAAACAGTCATTTTACTTGAAACAGGGACCTAAAACGTTACAAGTTCCTCAAatagggaccaaaattgcaaatgaacattttgggaccaaaattgcaagaaACTTCGTAATTTCCCctcgaaaaaagaaaaagaaagtacAAACCTCAATTGCATCATCTTTGTCTTTGAGACTCTGATCCTTTTCATAAACAGCCTTCCTCAAACCAATAACTTCCTTTTGCAACAAATCATACAACAACCCGGGGACACTATCTTCCGTAAAATCACACGGTTTTTCATCAGGGGTATCCCCGTCTTTTGCCTCATCACACGATTGTACAATGTTATTATTAAAAGTAGGACTATTTCCTCCGCTGTTGACAAGTTTACCCCTGTCGAGCGATCGCGTCCCACCGTCAAATGACTTTGACGTCCCTTTCGCATGTCGCAACACCGAACTCGAACCAGAAGGAAGCGTTGACCTTATTTGGAAAGACGGGGACCTTTTCGGTAAAAAACCATTCGAGGTCAATTTCGTAAAATTGTCAGCTCCACCTAGCGATTGGCGACGTGAAGAACATATAGCATTTGGTGATCTTAATGTATCTTCTAGAACCCTGAGTCGCAGTTGATATTTTTCCTATATAGTTTTTTATCAAAAGagttaataattttaaaaataaataaataaataatgaagaAAAATATTACTTTTAATTGTGCTTCGGATTTTGCAGCACGATCGGTTATTGCTAGCTTATCGCGCAATTGTTGCATCTCGCTTTgtaagaatcttctttcttcaaGCCATTGTTTGACTGGCATGACTTTGTCATTAGCATCTTTCCATTCGTTGGCGACAACTGTCGCCACTCTATTCGCTGTAACTTTTGCACGGGCTAACTCTCTGTCTAGAGTTTTTCGTTCCTCCTATTTAAGAAAAACCACACAATATATCCCTCAAATACAATACAAGACAAAACAAGTTGTACAGTATTTGTTATGTCCCGCCTTTTTTAGGTAGGACAAAAAGTTGTTACTTTTGTCAGATTGACATTAGTGTCCCATAGAGACTGGGACTGATGTCAATGTGACAAAAAGCCTGTCCTGCCTTTTTGGGCAGGACAAAAGACAGTACTCAGTGCAACCTGTTGTGTCATGTATAAACTTTAATTAATTACATAATGGAATTGTATTATGTTTTACATtcatttcttgaactttgcgttGATAGTCTCTGACAGCGTTTGCAGCTGCACCGCCAGCAAGGACAGCCTCTTCAAGCTCGCGGACAGTTTGCGTAAGTTTTTCCACCTCAGCAACTTTTTGGCGATGCATCTTatccaaaattttgttttcttcctgttaaataaataaattaggaTTTGTTTGGTATGGAATGGAATAACagaggaatggaatggaatggatcATTACATTCCATTATCAAACATGTTCTTTGttgataaaaaaaaagtaaatgaaagtaaattgataaatatagaaaaaattattattttataaaataaactttaatcaaataagaTGTATTGCTAAATAAATTGCATATAACAAATTTAATTCAgttgaagttttgaaatttttaaaaaatattattgttaCTGAAgattatgcaaaaaaaaaaaaaaaaaaaaaaaaaagtaatttataATTGTATGATTGTGATACCTGGCAAATTTCTATTTGTTTCATCAACTCCTGATTCTTATTCTGAAGATCATCCACCATGGATGCTTTTGCCAGTGCAACCTGCACTGTTCTCTCAGCTTCAAGTAAAGCAGCCTCTTTCGATTTAGTCAACCGATCTAATGCTTTGTTGTCATCTTGCAGCTTTGCAATCTGAATCCAAAAGGGCAAGAATGTAATTTCAAATCTTTCCTACCCATCTCAAAAGATAGAAATTTTCTACCTCTTGTCTAGCCAGCTTGAGCTCAGCTTCCAAAGGTGCAAGAATGGCTTCAattggaggcatatcatcatctTTTTGGGCTGCATGAACCCTTCGTAAAGTGGCTTCTGCTGCAAATTGAGCTGCCATTGATGCTTTCTTCTCATCGTTGATTTTCTTGATTTCAAGATTCTACATAACCAaaaagggtattttaggtatttgatGTTGTAATGAAAAGATTACAGATAAGTGATGGTGGAAGTAGTTTAAGACTTTAAGTCGTTACCTTGCTTTCCAGAAGAGATTCAGTCAACTTTAGCTTCTCATCCACTTTTGACAACTCTTCAGTTAGCTACATTATACAGATTCAAAAGCAAAAGTTATACATTAGAGATTAGACAAATCTATTAAAAAAGTACACGTAAAATGGAAAATATTCAAATGGGAGGAAACTGATATGTTAGACAAAAGTCAATGGCATGACAATAAGAAATTTGTCCCACAATACTTTTTTACAATCAAAAAACACAATATGGAAACAGAGAAAATAGGAAATAAGCATATTCACCTCTCATTGTCATGAGCCTAGACAAAGGAAATGACACATAGATTTGGTATGTTTTGATGATATATGGATTTATATCTAAATAGAAGAACCACAAAAATAGGGACATGAAAACAGCAAGCCCATGTTCTATTTCTAACTCATGAAATAGACTAAGTACCAAATAGTGAGTACCTCAGAAAATGACATTGCATACTTTTTTCTCCATGGACAATATCAACATCAACAAAACTACATACCTCACATAAgaataattttgaaaaaaaaaatgagaagtATCCCATAATTTTGCAAATT
The genomic region above belongs to Lactuca sativa cultivar Salinas chromosome 4, Lsat_Salinas_v11, whole genome shotgun sequence and contains:
- the LOC111917797 gene encoding microtubule-associated protein 70-1 isoform X1, with the translated sequence MEEVSVEGDVIGMTDSPEVLYRGEYNGGNVRPPTSDTTPLTVSGSFKDWGGGGGRGSGSSSRRRGTVRPSLDADEFINLLHGSDPVKVELNRLENEVRDKDRELSESQAEIKALRLSERLREKAVEELTEELSKVDEKLKLTESLLESKNLEIKKINDEKKASMAAQFAAEATLRRVHAAQKDDDMPPIEAILAPLEAELKLARQEIAKLQDDNKALDRLTKSKEAALLEAERTVQVALAKASMVDDLQNKNQELMKQIEICQEENKILDKMHRQKVAEVEKLTQTVRELEEAVLAGGAAANAVRDYQRKVQEMNEERKTLDRELARAKVTANRVATVVANEWKDANDKVMPVKQWLEERRFLQSEMQQLRDKLAITDRAAKSEAQLKEKYQLRLRVLEDTLRSPNAICSSRRQSLGGADNFTKLTSNGFLPKRSPSFQIRSTLPSGSSSVLRHAKGTSKSFDGGTRSLDRGKLVNSGGNSPTFNNNIVQSCDEAKDGDTPDEKPCDFTEDSVPGLLYDLLQKEVIGLRKAVYEKDQSLKDKDDAIEMLAKKVDTLTKAMEVEAKKMRREVAAMEKEVAAMRLDKEQDIRAKRMGNTKAAVNTSQLLPSRTRGVKPELPIIKNDE
- the LOC111917797 gene encoding microtubule-associated protein 70-1 isoform X2, with the translated sequence MEEVSVEGDVIGMTDSPEVLYRGEYNGGNVRPPTSDTTPLTVSGSFKDWGGGGGRGSGSSSRRRGTVRPSLDADEFINLLHGSDPVKVELNRLENEVRDKDRELSESQAEIKALRLSERLREKAVEELTEELSKVDEKLKLTESLLESKNLEIKKINDEKKASMAAQFAAEATLRRVHAAQKDDDMPPIEAILAPLEAELKLARQEIAKLQDDNKALDRLTKSKEAALLEAERTVQVALAKASMVDDLQNKNQELMKQIEICQEENKILDKMHRQKVAEVEKLTQTVRELEEAVLAGGAAANAVRDYQRKVQEMNEERKTLDRELARAKVTANRVATVVANEWKDANDKVMPVKQWLEERRFLQSEMQQLRDKLAITDRAAKSEAQLKEKYQLRLRVLEDTLRSPNAICSSRRQSLGGADNFTKLTSNGFLPKRSPSFQIRSTLPSGSSSVLRHAKGTSKSFDGGTRSLDRGKLVNSGGNSPTFNNNIVQSCDEAKDGDTPDEKPCDFTEDSVPGLLYDLLQKEVIGLRKAVYEKDQSLKDKDDAIEMLAKKVDTLTKAMEVEAKKMRREVAAMEKEVAAMRLDKEQDIRAKRMGNTKAAVNTSQLLPSRSIGRGGLNRSSQ